In Tachysurus fulvidraco isolate hzauxx_2018 chromosome 3, HZAU_PFXX_2.0, whole genome shotgun sequence, a single window of DNA contains:
- the ccr12b.2 gene encoding C-C chemokine receptor type 8: MDQLDTSTTADYDFENYSMTYMPPCDLTDISTFSRHLLPPFYIAIFVISLLGNGLVLYILFKFEKISTVTNVFLINLVASDLIFTVGLPFQAVYHSSEWSFGKMGCKLMNGTYHLGFYSSVLFLTLLTFDRYLAIVHAVAAEKWRQSCYAYISATVVWLVCCLTSLETFLNFDIAEDIIQGLTCTYMSDPEQKIMGNYFQFALFFIFPLVVVLYCYIRIFLRILSTRMRSKQRPLKLIFVIVILFFMCWTPYNVILLLTEIDDRDPCDYSLVYLQYVTHSIANLYFCINPMFYTFLGRKFQNHVRRLLVDEIPCLKNHLHVSENSRSFSR; the protein is encoded by the coding sequence ATGGACCAGTTGGACACATCAACCACTGCTGACTACGACTTCGAAAATTATTCAATGACTTATATGCCACCATGTGACTTGACGGACATATCTACATTTAGTAGACATTTATTACCACCATTCTACATTGCAATATTTGTTATCAGTTTGCTGGGCAATGGTTTGGTTCTATATATCCTATTCAAGTTTGAAAAGATCAGCACAGTTACGAATGTATTCCTCATCAACCTGGTAGCTTCTGATCTGATATTTACCGTTGGTCTCCCATTCCAAGCTGTGTACCATAGCTCGGAGTGGTCCTTTGGCAAGATGGGATGCAAGTTGATGAATGGCACTTACCACCTTGGTTTCTACAGCTCTGTCCTCTTCCTCACTCTTCTGACTTTTGACCGTTACCTGGCTATAGTGCATGCCGTTGCTGCAGAGAAATGGAGGCAGAGCTGCTACGCCTACATTTCAGCCACTGTTGTGTGGCTTGTTTGTTGCCTTACTAGTCTGGAGACCTTCCTAAATTTCGATATAGCAGAAGACATAATTCAGGGGTTAACCTGCACCTACATGAGTGACCCTGAACAGAAGATAATGGGCAATTATTTCCAGTTTgcactttttttcatcttcccCTTAGTTGTTGTCTTGTACTGCTACATCAGGATCTTTTTAAGGATTCTCTCAACTCGAATGAGGAGCAAACAAAGGCCTCTGAAGTTGATATTCGTCATTGTGATTCTATTCTTTATGTGCTGGACCCCATACAATGTCATATTGCTGCTAACAGAAATTGATGACAGAGACCCTTGTGATTACAGTCTTGTCTATCTGCAGTATGTCACTCACAGCATTGCTAATTTATACTTCTGTATCAATCCGATGTTCTACACTTTTTTGGGTAGGAAATTCCAAAATCATGTACGCCGATTGTTGGTAGACGAGATCCCATGCTTAAAGAATCATCTGCATGTCAGTGAAAACAGCAGATCATTCTCTAGGTGA